In Priestia megaterium NBRC 15308 = ATCC 14581, the following proteins share a genomic window:
- a CDS encoding flagellar hook-associated protein 2, whose product MVRVSGLASGMDIDQMVSDLMKAERMPIDKMKKQKQTLEWQRDDYRSMNLLLSEFNNLAFNMTLQSSYSSKTVSSSDETKVKAAATSSAANASYTLSNVTMATAAQSISTSIDSSIDPTKSLWSQRGSMDSSVWTEKTVEQAAITLSADTSTVKLAKGAVSAVNQNTGTLNSISVTTDGTSKAYTVRIGTAAGIINSNEVFINEDTGEMTFGTTLTSGSTIEAFSYQQNVLNFSVTTYDSTGKATGNIQDGGSTPFEFDGSTSLNTLLTQISNSKVGISAFFDEGTNKVVMTRKDTGNLSSADSADGSNMVFSGGFLTGFLQLAGDAKGTDAKFTLNGLETTRKSNTFTTGGVTYTLQNNFTGDVRVNVSNDTQKVFDTIKDFVTKYNELIEKINGKITEERDRNYQPLTDEEREKLTDKQAEQWDEKAKSGLLKGDSILSSGLNQMRSNWYASVSGMSGGFSQLTDIGISTSANYTDRGKLVIEGDGTKLKEAIEKDPQSVMDLFMKSGSTTSEKGVVRRLRDTITQTVSKVEQRAGRSTWTSEQFLLGRNLKSVNSQITSFESRLTQVEDRYYRQFTAMEKAIQNANAQSAQLSQYFS is encoded by the coding sequence GTGGTAAGAGTAAGTGGGCTAGCAAGTGGAATGGATATTGATCAAATGGTCAGTGATTTAATGAAGGCTGAACGTATGCCTATTGATAAAATGAAAAAACAAAAGCAAACGTTAGAGTGGCAGCGAGATGATTATCGCTCTATGAACTTGCTGTTATCAGAATTTAATAATCTCGCTTTTAATATGACCTTGCAGTCTTCTTATTCATCCAAAACGGTATCTTCATCGGATGAAACGAAAGTAAAAGCAGCAGCTACTTCCTCAGCAGCAAATGCCTCTTATACTCTTTCAAACGTGACAATGGCGACTGCTGCTCAGAGTATTAGCACTAGTATTGATTCTAGTATAGATCCGACGAAAAGCTTGTGGTCTCAACGCGGGTCGATGGATTCAAGTGTGTGGACTGAGAAAACAGTGGAACAAGCTGCCATAACATTAAGTGCGGATACTAGTACAGTGAAATTAGCTAAAGGTGCTGTTTCTGCTGTAAATCAGAACACAGGCACTTTAAACTCTATATCTGTTACCACGGATGGTACAAGTAAAGCCTATACCGTAAGAATAGGAACAGCGGCGGGAATTATAAATTCTAATGAAGTATTCATTAACGAAGACACAGGTGAAATGACGTTTGGTACAACATTAACAAGCGGCAGTACAATTGAAGCGTTCTCGTATCAGCAAAATGTGCTGAACTTTTCTGTGACAACTTATGATAGTACAGGCAAAGCAACAGGAAATATTCAAGATGGGGGAAGTACGCCATTTGAATTTGACGGTTCCACCTCATTAAACACCCTTCTCACACAAATCAGCAATTCAAAAGTAGGCATTTCAGCCTTTTTCGATGAAGGAACAAATAAAGTTGTCATGACTCGTAAAGATACAGGAAATTTATCTTCTGCTGATAGTGCGGATGGTTCAAACATGGTTTTTTCAGGAGGATTTTTGACGGGCTTTTTACAGCTCGCCGGTGATGCCAAAGGAACAGACGCAAAATTCACGCTAAACGGTCTAGAAACAACTCGTAAGTCCAATACATTTACAACGGGAGGCGTTACCTATACTCTTCAAAACAATTTCACAGGAGATGTGCGCGTTAACGTAAGTAATGATACGCAAAAAGTATTTGATACAATTAAAGATTTCGTGACCAAATACAATGAACTGATTGAGAAAATTAATGGGAAGATTACGGAAGAAAGAGACCGGAACTATCAGCCTTTGACTGATGAAGAAAGAGAAAAACTAACCGATAAACAAGCTGAGCAGTGGGATGAAAAGGCGAAAAGCGGTTTGTTAAAAGGAGACTCAATTTTATCAAGCGGGCTAAACCAAATGCGTTCTAACTGGTATGCCTCTGTATCAGGAATGAGCGGAGGATTTTCGCAGCTAACCGACATTGGCATTTCAACTAGCGCAAACTATACCGATCGAGGCAAGCTAGTCATAGAAGGCGACGGAACTAAATTAAAAGAAGCAATTGAAAAAGATCCTCAGTCTGTGATGGATTTATTTATGAAAAGTGGAAGTACAACAAGTGAAAAAGGGGTTGTACGACGTTTACGAGATACGATTACTCAAACCGTATCCAAAGTTGAGCAGCGCGCTGGCCGTTCAACATGGACAAGTGAACAATTTTTACTTGGGCGGAATTTAAAAAGCGTAAATAGCCAAATCACTAGTTTTGAAAGCAGGCTCACACAAGTAGAGGACCGGTATTATCGTCAGTTTACAGCAATGGAAAAAGCTATTCAAAATGCAAATGCTCAAAGCGCGCAGTTATCGCAATATTTTAGTTAA
- a CDS encoding amino acid permease, with translation MGNKTESHGKLKQRHVSMISIAGIIGAGLFVGSGSVINATGPAAVVSYAAAGLLVVLLMRMLGEMAMVNPDKGSFATYAQQGIGAWAGYAVGWLYWFFWLIVIAIEATAGGAIVHEWLPSVPIWLLSLILTFALTLTNLFSVKSFGEFEYWFAMIKIVAIVAFMGIGLAIIFGLIPGTSSPGLANLTGHGGFMPKGTNSIFLGVITVIFSYFGAEIAAIAASESENPAKAITTAIRSVVWRILIFYIGSVAILVTLLPWNSADLLKSPYVTMLEMVNIPAAAQIMNLVVLVSVLSCLNSALYTNSRMILSLAQKGQAPRALAKVSKSGVPARAVWISTAAAYVCAIFSFVSPDKLFLFLVNASGAIALIVYLAIAISHLRLRKKMIQTNQPIKGMKMWLFPYLTYVTIAVITVIFLSMAFIDSMRSQFFLTLGLTAVVLLSYSFIKKTNNKRPDDQFSESENIAK, from the coding sequence ATGGGAAACAAAACAGAATCACACGGAAAGTTAAAGCAACGTCACGTTTCCATGATTTCCATTGCAGGTATTATCGGAGCCGGCTTATTTGTAGGAAGCGGATCCGTTATTAATGCAACAGGCCCAGCAGCAGTAGTTTCATATGCAGCAGCCGGACTGCTAGTCGTTCTATTGATGCGTATGCTCGGTGAAATGGCTATGGTAAACCCAGATAAAGGCTCATTCGCAACATATGCTCAGCAAGGAATTGGCGCATGGGCAGGTTATGCTGTCGGATGGCTTTACTGGTTTTTCTGGCTAATTGTAATTGCGATTGAAGCCACTGCAGGAGGAGCAATTGTTCATGAATGGCTCCCTTCCGTACCAATTTGGCTTTTAAGCTTAATCTTAACCTTTGCATTAACTTTAACAAACTTGTTCTCTGTCAAATCATTTGGAGAATTTGAATATTGGTTTGCTATGATTAAAATTGTGGCAATCGTTGCTTTTATGGGAATCGGTTTAGCTATCATTTTCGGATTAATCCCAGGTACATCTTCACCTGGTCTAGCTAATTTAACGGGCCACGGAGGCTTTATGCCAAAAGGTACGAACTCTATCTTTTTGGGAGTTATCACCGTTATTTTCTCTTATTTCGGGGCGGAAATTGCGGCTATTGCAGCTAGTGAATCAGAAAACCCAGCAAAAGCTATCACAACTGCTATTCGCAGTGTCGTATGGCGAATTTTAATTTTCTATATTGGTTCAGTTGCTATTTTAGTAACTCTTTTACCTTGGAACTCAGCTGATTTACTAAAAAGTCCATATGTAACTATGTTAGAAATGGTCAATATTCCAGCAGCTGCACAAATTATGAATTTAGTCGTATTAGTATCCGTTTTGTCTTGCTTAAACTCTGCTTTGTATACGAACTCACGAATGATTTTATCATTAGCTCAAAAGGGACAAGCTCCTCGCGCTTTAGCAAAAGTAAGCAAATCAGGCGTGCCGGCAAGAGCCGTATGGATTAGCACAGCTGCCGCATATGTATGTGCTATCTTTAGCTTCGTTTCGCCGGATAAACTCTTTTTATTCTTAGTTAATGCATCAGGAGCCATTGCTCTTATTGTGTACTTAGCTATCGCTATTTCTCATTTACGCCTGCGTAAGAAAATGATTCAAACCAACCAGCCAATTAAAGGAATGAAAATGTGGTTGTTCCCGTATTTAACATACGTAACAATTGCTGTTATTACCGTGATCTTCTTATCGATGGCATTTATTGATTCGATGCGCTCACAGTTTTTCTTAACTCTTGGATTAACCGCTGTGGTTCTTCTTTCATACTCGTTCATCAAAAAAACAAACAACAAGCGACCTGACGATCAATTTTCCGAGTCAGAAAATATTGCAAAATAA
- a CDS encoding sodium:solute symporter family protein, with protein sequence MQNAKKPFRSDTQQARPEKSNETSDFSGKSNRNDRLLTPLWTTIIGFSIFMVVAFIYSLYNPDLYWPGLILMFIMYGVIYFIGARAAASKKGKSDDMLVAGRSMPLWISMFTMTATWVGGGYIAGTAETVYSSGLTWTQAPWCYSISLILGGIFFARKMRRFEFMTMLDPLESRFGKKMATVLYFPAILGELFWSAAILTALGTTFGVILGLSFSISIILSALIAIAYTVIGGLWAVAHTDILQLSIMFLGLFLVLPFAFSNTGGVGAVFSTYSEGMTGSLRLFPPIKGWEDPKWGNTYWQWWDSTFLLIFGGIPWQIYFQRVLSAKNEKAAMWLSITAGIFCALAALPPTLIGMIGYSADWSSFGASSPESASMILTYVFKYLTPDLVGAIALGGLAAAVMAAVAASLLSASGMAAWNVYRPIVKPNATQAQLDKVIKRSIIIIGTGATLIALNSESVYSLWYLSGDLVYCILFPQLVCALFFKGANWYGSLAGFIVSLVLRIGGGEPLLHLKALLPYPMIEDGVVMFPFRTFAMVGGLLTIFIVSYATRRICPPQPLRNLHRDLSVEK encoded by the coding sequence ATGCAAAATGCTAAAAAGCCATTTCGTTCAGACACACAACAAGCCAGGCCTGAAAAGTCGAATGAGACTTCTGACTTTTCAGGGAAATCAAACAGGAACGACCGTCTACTAACCCCCTTATGGACAACTATTATAGGATTTTCCATCTTTATGGTTGTCGCATTTATCTATTCTCTCTATAATCCAGATCTCTATTGGCCAGGCCTCATTTTAATGTTCATTATGTATGGTGTTATTTATTTTATTGGTGCTCGAGCCGCTGCAAGTAAAAAAGGAAAATCAGATGATATGCTTGTTGCAGGAAGATCTATGCCGCTATGGATTTCAATGTTCACAATGACCGCCACTTGGGTAGGTGGAGGGTATATTGCTGGAACGGCCGAAACCGTTTATTCCTCAGGGCTGACATGGACTCAAGCGCCATGGTGTTATTCAATCAGCTTGATTTTAGGCGGTATCTTTTTTGCTAGAAAGATGAGAAGGTTTGAGTTTATGACAATGCTCGATCCTCTAGAATCTCGTTTCGGTAAGAAAATGGCTACGGTTCTTTATTTTCCAGCTATACTGGGAGAGCTGTTTTGGAGCGCAGCTATCTTAACTGCTTTAGGAACAACATTCGGTGTGATTTTAGGCCTCAGTTTTTCAATTTCCATCATTCTTTCCGCACTTATTGCCATTGCATACACCGTGATTGGCGGCTTGTGGGCAGTAGCACATACCGATATCTTACAGCTTTCTATTATGTTTTTAGGACTATTTCTGGTGCTTCCCTTTGCATTTTCGAATACGGGAGGAGTGGGAGCCGTTTTTTCTACTTATTCAGAAGGCATGACTGGTTCTCTTCGTTTATTTCCTCCAATAAAAGGCTGGGAAGATCCGAAATGGGGAAATACATATTGGCAATGGTGGGATAGCACATTTTTACTTATTTTTGGTGGTATTCCATGGCAGATTTATTTTCAGCGCGTGTTATCTGCTAAAAACGAAAAAGCAGCAATGTGGCTATCTATTACAGCCGGCATCTTTTGCGCGTTAGCGGCCTTGCCTCCAACTTTAATAGGAATGATAGGTTATAGTGCAGACTGGTCTTCATTTGGAGCGTCAAGCCCTGAGAGTGCGTCCATGATTCTAACGTATGTATTTAAATACCTAACGCCCGATTTAGTAGGAGCGATTGCACTTGGAGGACTAGCTGCTGCCGTTATGGCTGCAGTAGCGGCTTCGTTGCTTTCAGCGTCGGGGATGGCAGCCTGGAACGTGTATCGTCCGATTGTAAAACCAAATGCGACACAGGCGCAGTTAGATAAAGTTATTAAACGTTCTATCATTATCATTGGAACGGGAGCAACTCTAATTGCTTTGAACTCTGAGAGTGTCTACTCTTTATGGTATTTATCAGGGGACCTCGTGTATTGTATACTTTTTCCGCAGTTGGTTTGTGCTTTATTCTTTAAAGGAGCTAACTGGTACGGATCTTTGGCTGGGTTTATTGTGTCTCTTGTTCTTCGAATAGGTGGAGGAGAACCGCTGCTTCATTTAAAAGCGCTGCTTCCGTATCCGATGATTGAAGATGGAGTGGTCATGTTTCCGTTTCGCACATTTGCGATGGTAGGCGGGTTGTTAACTATTTTTATCGTTTCTTACGCGACGCGACGTATTTGCCCTCCTCAGCCGCTTCGAAATCTTCATCGTGACCTATCGGTTGAGAAATAA
- the betB gene encoding betaine-aldehyde dehydrogenase, with product MLLEQTLTLEKMHINGEWVEARSGEKREIINPFNQEVIAVVTEGNRADTVAAIEAARKAFDAGEWSKFTAAQRGSLLFKVAEEIRNDREELAKLETLNTGKTLVESLADMDGIADVFQYYAGLADKDGGQMIESPNPDSVSRVVREPVGVCSQITPWNYPLLQASWKLAPALAAGNTIVIKPSEITPLTTIHMMKIFERVGFPSGVINIVLGPGATVGQEMAESDLVDLVSFTGGGVSGRKVMQAAAGNFKKIALELGGKNPNIVFADADFDTAVDYALNAVFFHAGQVCSAGARLLVQDDIHDKFVSAVIEQAKKIKLGDGMDEATQMGPVISKEHLAKVEHYIELGKQEGASLVLGGKRPTQESLQKGLFIEPTIFTDCHGDMKVVLEESFGPIMTIERFNTEEEAVALANDTIYGLAGAVWTSDMNRAERVVKALRMGTTWINDYHPYFPQAPWGGYKQSGIGRELSHIGLEEYTEIKHIYTNTNPQPMRWFQ from the coding sequence ATGCTATTGGAACAAACACTGACGCTTGAAAAAATGCACATAAACGGCGAATGGGTTGAAGCACGCAGCGGCGAGAAAAGAGAGATTATAAATCCTTTTAATCAAGAGGTTATCGCTGTCGTTACAGAAGGAAATCGTGCTGATACTGTAGCAGCTATTGAAGCAGCTAGAAAAGCTTTTGATGCAGGTGAATGGTCTAAATTCACAGCGGCCCAAAGAGGTTCTTTACTATTTAAAGTAGCGGAAGAAATTCGTAATGATCGTGAAGAACTCGCTAAACTTGAAACCTTGAATACTGGAAAAACCCTCGTTGAAAGCCTGGCAGACATGGATGGAATTGCTGATGTCTTTCAATACTATGCTGGATTAGCAGATAAAGATGGTGGACAGATGATTGAGTCACCTAATCCCGATTCTGTTAGCCGCGTTGTCCGCGAACCTGTAGGTGTATGCAGCCAAATTACTCCTTGGAATTATCCTTTATTGCAAGCCTCTTGGAAATTGGCTCCGGCACTTGCTGCTGGGAACACAATTGTTATTAAACCAAGCGAAATCACCCCTTTAACAACTATTCATATGATGAAAATTTTTGAAAGAGTTGGCTTTCCATCAGGCGTCATTAACATTGTACTCGGCCCCGGTGCGACCGTTGGACAAGAAATGGCAGAAAGTGACTTAGTAGATTTAGTTTCCTTTACAGGCGGCGGTGTATCTGGACGTAAAGTCATGCAGGCTGCCGCAGGCAACTTTAAAAAAATCGCTCTTGAACTCGGTGGGAAAAATCCGAATATCGTCTTTGCTGACGCTGACTTTGACACTGCGGTTGACTATGCATTAAATGCGGTCTTCTTTCATGCCGGTCAAGTTTGTTCAGCTGGTGCGAGATTACTCGTTCAAGATGATATTCACGATAAATTTGTTTCAGCAGTTATTGAACAAGCCAAAAAAATTAAGCTGGGAGACGGCATGGATGAAGCCACTCAAATGGGACCCGTCATCTCAAAAGAACACCTAGCTAAAGTGGAACATTACATTGAACTTGGGAAACAAGAAGGTGCTTCTCTTGTTTTAGGAGGCAAACGTCCAACTCAAGAGTCTTTACAAAAAGGTTTATTCATTGAACCAACTATTTTTACAGACTGTCATGGAGATATGAAAGTTGTCCTAGAAGAGTCATTTGGTCCAATTATGACCATTGAGCGCTTCAACACCGAAGAAGAAGCGGTGGCACTTGCTAACGATACAATCTATGGATTAGCTGGAGCCGTTTGGACAAGTGATATGAATCGAGCTGAACGTGTAGTGAAAGCACTCCGTATGGGAACAACTTGGATTAACGATTATCATCCCTACTTCCCGCAGGCTCCTTGGGGAGGTTATAAGCAATCTGGGATCGGAAGAGAGCTTAGCCACATTGGGCTAGAAGAATATACGGAAATTAAACATATTTATACGAATACGAATCCACAGCCAATGCGCTGGTTTCAATAA
- a CDS encoding iron-containing alcohol dehydrogenase, whose amino-acid sequence MFMRFERMERLKSFEMPTVVKHGIGAVKHTGEEVKNLGVSKVLLVTDPGVKKVGLADPVIASLKEADVDVILFDQVEANPSIHVVADGTKMYKENGCNGLVAVGGGSSMDTAKAIGVEVAHNAPVLDYEAAEGKKPLTKRIPPLTTIPTTAGTGSEVTQWAVITDPVREFKFNTGGPLIAAHLTIIDPELHVSMPSHITAGTGIDALAHAIECYTCHFAQPMTDSVALLAIEYVGKYLRRAVANGQDIEARYGMAHAAMLAGLSYGSESAGAAHAMAQTLGGIYPIAHGPCVAAMLGPVMEYNWMGEPEKFARIAQALGVNTHELTLEEAAQAAVREVYQLVKDVQIPSLEEQGVPKEAVSRLAQEAFNDPQTVGNPRDLTVKSYEWIYNRCFEATPLTV is encoded by the coding sequence ATGTTTATGCGATTTGAAAGAATGGAACGTTTAAAAAGTTTTGAGATGCCAACGGTTGTAAAACATGGAATTGGTGCTGTTAAGCATACTGGAGAAGAAGTAAAAAACCTAGGTGTATCTAAGGTTTTACTAGTAACAGATCCTGGTGTAAAAAAGGTAGGTTTAGCAGATCCTGTAATCGCTAGTTTAAAAGAAGCGGACGTAGACGTTATTCTATTTGACCAAGTAGAAGCCAACCCTTCTATTCACGTGGTAGCAGACGGCACAAAAATGTACAAAGAAAATGGATGCAACGGACTAGTAGCTGTTGGAGGCGGAAGCTCAATGGATACGGCAAAAGCTATTGGTGTAGAAGTAGCTCATAATGCTCCCGTCTTAGATTATGAAGCAGCTGAAGGAAAAAAACCTTTAACAAAACGTATCCCCCCTTTAACAACCATTCCTACAACTGCGGGTACAGGAAGTGAAGTCACACAATGGGCTGTCATTACGGATCCTGTTCGTGAGTTTAAGTTTAATACAGGTGGACCTTTAATTGCTGCCCACTTAACAATTATTGATCCAGAACTTCACGTATCTATGCCTTCACATATTACGGCCGGTACAGGAATTGACGCCTTAGCTCATGCAATTGAATGTTATACATGCCATTTTGCACAACCAATGACAGACTCTGTTGCTTTGTTAGCTATTGAGTACGTTGGAAAATACTTACGACGTGCAGTTGCAAATGGACAGGATATCGAAGCACGCTATGGAATGGCGCATGCAGCTATGCTCGCTGGCCTTTCATATGGAAGTGAATCTGCAGGAGCAGCTCACGCGATGGCTCAAACATTAGGAGGCATTTATCCAATTGCCCATGGCCCTTGCGTAGCAGCAATGCTAGGTCCTGTAATGGAATATAACTGGATGGGCGAGCCTGAAAAATTTGCGCGCATAGCTCAAGCTTTAGGAGTTAATACACACGAATTAACGCTTGAAGAAGCAGCTCAAGCAGCTGTTCGTGAAGTATATCAACTAGTTAAAGATGTACAAATCCCTTCTTTAGAAGAACAAGGTGTTCCAAAAGAAGCGGTTTCTCGCTTAGCTCAAGAAGCATTTAATGATCCACAAACAGTTGGTAACCCTCGTGATTTAACTGTAAAAAGTTACGAATGGATTTATAATCGCTGTTTTGAAGCTACACCATTAACTGTATAA
- the cudC gene encoding choline uptake/conversion transcriptional regulator CudC, whose product MSDFQEYHDLLKEAEDVVVSALADTMDLYGVTPSVGRLYGMLYFMDEPVTLDQMSEELGMSKPTMSTSIRSLQNIDMVHKVWKKGVRKDLYEAEKDFSKSFFSFFCKKWQREISVNLEAIEEAENKLQILLNDEDVPEEIAVKAKRNLAQIIESKNYYHFLKKVVKVFDDRRIIDILNEELAKE is encoded by the coding sequence ATGAGTGATTTTCAAGAGTATCATGATTTATTAAAAGAAGCAGAAGATGTAGTTGTCAGCGCTTTAGCTGATACGATGGATTTATATGGGGTCACACCTTCAGTAGGAAGGCTGTATGGCATGCTTTATTTTATGGATGAGCCTGTTACATTAGATCAAATGAGTGAAGAATTGGGTATGAGTAAACCAACGATGAGTACATCCATTCGTTCACTGCAAAATATTGATATGGTCCACAAAGTGTGGAAAAAAGGTGTTCGAAAAGACTTATATGAAGCAGAAAAAGATTTTTCTAAGTCCTTTTTTTCGTTTTTCTGTAAGAAGTGGCAAAGAGAAATTTCAGTTAATTTAGAGGCAATCGAAGAAGCGGAAAACAAGTTGCAGATTCTCTTAAATGATGAAGATGTGCCTGAGGAGATCGCAGTAAAAGCAAAGCGTAATTTAGCGCAGATTATAGAGTCCAAAAATTATTATCATTTCTTGAAAAAAGTAGTGAAAGTTTTTGACGACCGAAGAATCATCGATATTTTAAATGAAGAATTAGCGAAAGAGTAA
- the csrA gene encoding carbon storage regulator CsrA, producing MLVLTRKLNETIKIGDEIEVTVLAVNGDQVKLGIQAPKSVDIHRQEIYEEIRNENKSASQITLHAIDMLKQLPKKK from the coding sequence ATGCTTGTTTTAACACGAAAGTTAAATGAAACAATCAAAATAGGTGATGAAATTGAAGTGACCGTCCTTGCAGTTAATGGTGATCAAGTAAAGTTAGGAATTCAAGCTCCAAAGTCTGTAGATATTCATAGACAAGAGATTTATGAAGAAATACGTAACGAAAATAAAAGTGCTTCTCAAATTACATTACATGCTATTGACATGCTGAAACAATTACCGAAAAAGAAATAA
- the fliW gene encoding flagellar assembly protein FliW — MKISTSYHGDIEIDNQQTLTFNQGIPGFLEETEFVILPLPEAEAFQVLQSIQTKEVAFIITDPFQFFLDYDFQLEPQEIEKLQLQQVEDAAVYVLLTMSNSVEKITANLQAPVIINTKKQLAKQVILMNTAYETKHRLFE, encoded by the coding sequence ATGAAAATTTCAACAAGCTATCATGGAGATATAGAAATAGATAATCAACAAACACTGACATTCAATCAAGGGATTCCAGGTTTTTTGGAAGAAACTGAATTTGTTATTTTACCACTTCCAGAAGCCGAAGCTTTCCAAGTTCTGCAGTCTATTCAAACCAAAGAAGTAGCTTTTATTATCACGGATCCATTTCAGTTTTTTTTAGATTATGATTTTCAACTAGAACCTCAGGAAATCGAAAAGCTTCAATTACAACAAGTGGAAGATGCAGCTGTTTACGTATTGCTTACGATGTCAAATTCGGTGGAAAAGATAACGGCTAATTTGCAGGCGCCTGTTATTATTAATACAAAGAAACAGCTTGCTAAGCAAGTGATTTTAATGAATACAGCTTACGAAACGAAGCACAGGTTATTTGAGTAA
- the flgL gene encoding flagellar hook-associated protein FlgL produces MRVTQGMLAANSLKQISNSYNKLETLQNQLSTGKKITRPSDDPVVATKGMAYRSNLSEVNQYKRNLTEAQSWFDSSESGLEQVNSILQRTKELVVQGLNGTNESDDRQAIAREIEQLKLDYMQVGNTQVAGNYIFNGVNVGTAPISENASGMIESNINLDPFSVEVSKGIQLRVNIHPENIFGQGAFDLMNNVQTAFEQNDVNSLKDLSTQVDTQLSTLLAERSELGARSNRLELIENRLDSQEITATKMLSNNEDADIEQVITDLTVQESVHRAALGVGAQIIQPTLLDFLR; encoded by the coding sequence ATGCGCGTCACACAAGGAATGTTAGCGGCTAATTCGTTAAAACAGATTAGCAATAGCTATAATAAGCTGGAAACACTTCAAAACCAATTATCAACGGGAAAGAAAATTACTCGTCCTTCTGATGACCCGGTAGTGGCTACTAAAGGAATGGCTTATCGTTCGAATCTTTCTGAAGTAAATCAATATAAACGTAATTTAACAGAAGCACAGTCTTGGTTTGATAGTTCAGAATCAGGACTTGAACAAGTCAATTCCATTCTTCAGCGCACTAAGGAGTTGGTCGTGCAAGGGTTAAACGGTACGAATGAAAGTGATGACCGTCAAGCGATTGCACGTGAAATTGAACAGTTAAAGCTGGATTATATGCAAGTAGGCAATACGCAGGTGGCAGGAAACTATATCTTTAACGGTGTAAATGTAGGAACAGCGCCTATAAGTGAGAATGCAAGCGGTATGATAGAATCGAATATTAACCTGGATCCTTTTTCAGTTGAAGTCTCAAAAGGTATCCAGTTAAGAGTCAATATTCACCCTGAAAACATTTTTGGACAAGGTGCATTTGACTTAATGAACAATGTTCAAACAGCTTTTGAGCAAAATGATGTAAACTCACTAAAAGATCTTTCTACACAGGTAGACACGCAGCTGTCTACGCTATTAGCGGAGCGATCTGAATTGGGAGCAAGAAGCAATCGGCTTGAGCTGATCGAAAACCGCCTTGATTCACAGGAAATTACGGCTACTAAGATGCTTTCAAATAATGAAGATGCAGATATTGAACAAGTCATTACGGATTTAACCGTACAAGAAAGCGTGCATCGTGCTGCTTTGGGAGTAGGGGCTCAAATTATTCAGCCTACGCTGCTAGATTTCTTGCGTTAA